The following proteins are encoded in a genomic region of Glycine max cultivar Williams 82 chromosome 18, Glycine_max_v4.0, whole genome shotgun sequence:
- the LOC100788262 gene encoding NF-X1-type zinc finger protein NFXL2 isoform X3, with the protein MTSPWNKIHIHHSHPSPSPSPPPPPPPLLSDSDSDGGDSSSSAPLRHSDLSDSIFKPYLELSGHSGTDLSKIQSFLTSSSAGALSCLICLERIKPSDATWSCSSLCFAVFHLFCIQSWARQASDLAAARAVTRLSISSASASDTALWNCPKCRSEYNKSHIPKTYFCFCGKIENPPNDPWILPHSCGEVCGRQLKHNCGHHCLLLCHPGPCPSCPKLVKVRCFCGCLEDVRRCGFKEFSCNKPCSKFLDCGVHRCIELCHPGACPPCRTRGVYTCRCGKVKEERECFDRGFQCENPCEKRLGCGKHVCERGCHSGECGECPLKGKRTCPCGKRVYEGMPCDAPLQLCGATCDKMLPCGYHRCPERCHRGQCVETCRVVVKKSCRCGSLKKDVPCYQDLACERKCQRMRDCGRHACKRRCCDGDCPPCSEICGRKLRCKNHKCPSPCHRGPCAPCPIMVTISCACGETRFEVPCGTEMDQKPPRCPKPCPITPLCRHASNIKPHKCHYGACHPCRLPCAEEYQCGHTCKLRCHGARPPPNPEFSLKPKKKKVIQQSEGVPGTPCPPCPELVWRSCVGQHIGAERMMVCSDKSQFSCENLCGNPLPCANHYCTKTCHALENQLQGSEPCEDCYLPCQKEREPACPHHCPRRCHPEDCPPCKVLIKRSCHCGAMVHVFECLYYNSLSAKGQETVRSCGGPCHRKLPNCTHLCPETCHPGQCLNAEKCCKKVTVRCKCKTLKKEWVCQDVQAAYHLAGCHPMDIPKIQFGVGLIPCNSDCQSKVQVVESELQLRKTRVTEVQEPDAEKSVRKWRKRREQVLESKEASKLQGCKREKRPRAKEEL; encoded by the exons ATGACATCACCATGGAATAAGATTCACATTCACCACTCTCATCCTTCCCCTTCCCCGTCACCGCCACCGCCACCGCCACCGCTACTCTCCGACTCCGACTCCGACGGCGGCGATTCCTCTTCCTCCGCCCCCCTCCGCCACTCGGACCTCTCCGACTCCATCTTTAAGCCCTACCTCGAACTCTCCGGCCACTCCGGCACCGACCTCTCGAAGATCCAATCCTTCCTAACCTCTTCCTCCGCCGGCGCCCTCTCGTGCCTGATCTGCCTCGAACGCATCAAACCCTCCGACGCCACCTGGTCCTGCTCCTCCCTCTGCTTCGCCGTCTTCCACCTCTTCTGCATCCAGAGCTGGGCCCGGCAGGCCTCCGACCTCGCTGCCGCACGCGCCGTCACACGCCTCTCCATCTCCTCCGCCAGCGCCTCCGACACGGCCCTCTGGAACTGCCCCAAATGCAGATCGGAATACAACAAATCACACATTCCCAAAACCTACTTTTGCTTCTGCGGCAAAATAGAGAACCCTCCCAATGATCCATGGATTTTACCTCACTCTTGCGGCGAGGTTTGTGGAAGACAGCTGAAGCACAATTGCGGCCACCATTGTTTGCTTCTCTGCCACCCCGGGCCGTGCCCCTCTTGCCCCAAACTGGTTAAAGTTCGATGCTTTTGCGGGTGCCTTGAAGATGTTCGACGATGTGGCTTCAAGGAGTTTTCATGTAATAAACCCTGTTCCAAGTTTTTGGATTGTGGGGTTCACCGTTGCATTGAACTTTGCCACCCTGGCGCTTGCCCTCCTTGCCGGACACGTGGCGTGTACACGTGCCGGTGTGGGAAGGTCAAGGAGGAGAGGGAGTGCTTTGATCGTGGTTTTCAGTGTGAGAATCCGTGTGAGAAGAGGCTTGGCTGTGGGAAGCATGTTTGTGAGAGAGGGTGCCATTCTGGTGAGTGTGGTGAGTGTCCCCTTAAGGGGAAGAGAACGTGCCCTTGTGGGAAAAGGGTTTATGAAGGAATGCCTTGTGATGCTCCTCTGCAGCTTTGTGGGGCTACCTGTGATAAGATGTTGCCCTGTGGCTACCACAGGTGCCCTGAGCGGTGCCACCGTGGGCAGTGCGTTGAGACTTGCAGGGTTGTTGTGAAGAAGTCTTGTCGATGCGGGAGCCTCAAGAAAGAT GTTCCTTGCTATCAAGATTTGGCGTGCGAAAGGAAGTGTCAGAGGATGCGTGACTGCGGTCGACATGCTTGTAAGCGCCGCTGCTGTGATGGGGATTGCCCTCCTTGCTCTGAG atatgcgGCAGGAAGCTTCGATGTAAGAACCATAAATGTCCTTCTCCATGCCATAG AGGTCCTTGTGCTCCTTGCCCAATAATGGTGACAATTTCATGTGCATGTGGAGAGACACGTTTTGAG GTTCCATGTGGTACTGAAATGGACCAAAAGCCTCCTAGATGTCCTAAGCCATGTCCTATCACTCCTTTATGCCGGCATGCATCAAATATCAAG CCACATAAATGCCATTATGGAGCCTGCCATCCTTGTCGCCTACCTTGTGCCGAAGAGTACCAATGTGGTCATACATGCAAATTAAg GTGTCATGGTGCTAGGCCTCCTCCTAATCCAGAGTTTTCTCTTaaaccaaagaaaaagaaggttATACAACAAAGTGAAGGTGTTCCTGGCACTCCATGCCCTCCTTGCCCAGAACTTGTGTGGAGATCATGTGTTGGGCAACACATTGGAGCTGAGAGAATG ATGGTCTGCTCTGATAAATCACAGTTCTCCTGTGAAAATTTATGTGGTAATCCTCTACCATGTGCTAATCATTATTGTACAAAAACCTGCCATGCCTTGGAGAACCAGTTACAAGGGAGCGAACCTTGTGAAGACTGTTATCTTCCTTGCCAAAAG GAAAGAGAGCCAGCATGTCCACATCACTGCCCTAGGCGATGCCATCCTGAAGACTGTCCTCCATGCAAGGTGCTCATTAAACGGTCATGTCACTGTGGTGCGATGGTCCATGTGTTTGAGTGCCTATATTACAACAGCTTGTCTGCAAAGGGTCAAGAGACTGTCCGTTCATGTGGTGGGCCATGTCACAG AAAGTTGCCAAATTGTACACATCTATGCCCAGAGACATGTCATCCTGGTCAATGCCTAAATGCTGAGAAATGCTGTAAAAAG GTCACTGTTCGATGCAAATGCAAAACATTGAAAAAGGAGTGGGTTTGTCAAGATGTTCAAGCAGCATATCATCTTGCTGGTTGCCATCCAATGGATAttccaaaaattcaatttgGAGTTGGACTCATTCCTTGCAATTCTGATTGTCAGAGTAAAGTGCAGGTTGTTGAGTCAGAACTACAGTTACGTAAAACTAGAGTTACGGAG
- the LOC100788262 gene encoding NF-X1-type zinc finger protein NFXL2 isoform X2 → MTSPWNKIHIHHSHPSPSPSPPPPPPPLLSDSDSDGGDSSSSAPLRHSDLSDSIFKPYLELSGHSGTDLSKIQSFLTSSSAGALSCLICLERIKPSDATWSCSSLCFAVFHLFCIQSWARQASDLAAARAVTRLSISSASASDTALWNCPKCRSEYNKSHIPKTYFCFCGKIENPPNDPWILPHSCGEVCGRQLKHNCGHHCLLLCHPGPCPSCPKLVKVRCFCGCLEDVRRCGFKEFSCNKPCSKFLDCGVHRCIELCHPGACPPCRTRGVYTCRCGKVKEERECFDRGFQCENPCEKRLGCGKHVCERGCHSGECGECPLKGKRTCPCGKRVYEGMPCDAPLQLCGATCDKMLPCGYHRCPERCHRGQCVETCRVVVKKSCRCGSLKKDVPCYQDLACERKCQRMRDCGRHACKRRCCDGDCPPCSEICGRKLRCKNHKCPSPCHRGPCAPCPIMVTISCACGETRFEVPCGTEMDQKPPRCPKPCPITPLCRHASNIKPHKCHYGACHPCRLPCAEEYQCGHTCKLRCHGARPPPNPEFSLKPKKKKVIQQSEGVPGTPCPPCPELVWRSCVGQHIGAERMMVCSDKSQFSCENLCGNPLPCANHYCTKTCHALENQLQGSEPCEDCYLPCQKEREPACPHHCPRRCHPEDCPPCKVLIKRSCHCGAMVHVFECLYYNSLSAKGQETVRSCGGPCHRKLPNCTHLCPETCHPGQCLNAEKCCKKVTVRCKCKTLKKEWVCQDVQAAYHLAGCHPMDIPKIQFGVGLIPCNSDCQSKVQVVESELQLRKTRVTEVQEPDAEKSVRKWRKRREQVLESKEASKLQLQGCKREKRPRAKEEL, encoded by the exons ATGACATCACCATGGAATAAGATTCACATTCACCACTCTCATCCTTCCCCTTCCCCGTCACCGCCACCGCCACCGCCACCGCTACTCTCCGACTCCGACTCCGACGGCGGCGATTCCTCTTCCTCCGCCCCCCTCCGCCACTCGGACCTCTCCGACTCCATCTTTAAGCCCTACCTCGAACTCTCCGGCCACTCCGGCACCGACCTCTCGAAGATCCAATCCTTCCTAACCTCTTCCTCCGCCGGCGCCCTCTCGTGCCTGATCTGCCTCGAACGCATCAAACCCTCCGACGCCACCTGGTCCTGCTCCTCCCTCTGCTTCGCCGTCTTCCACCTCTTCTGCATCCAGAGCTGGGCCCGGCAGGCCTCCGACCTCGCTGCCGCACGCGCCGTCACACGCCTCTCCATCTCCTCCGCCAGCGCCTCCGACACGGCCCTCTGGAACTGCCCCAAATGCAGATCGGAATACAACAAATCACACATTCCCAAAACCTACTTTTGCTTCTGCGGCAAAATAGAGAACCCTCCCAATGATCCATGGATTTTACCTCACTCTTGCGGCGAGGTTTGTGGAAGACAGCTGAAGCACAATTGCGGCCACCATTGTTTGCTTCTCTGCCACCCCGGGCCGTGCCCCTCTTGCCCCAAACTGGTTAAAGTTCGATGCTTTTGCGGGTGCCTTGAAGATGTTCGACGATGTGGCTTCAAGGAGTTTTCATGTAATAAACCCTGTTCCAAGTTTTTGGATTGTGGGGTTCACCGTTGCATTGAACTTTGCCACCCTGGCGCTTGCCCTCCTTGCCGGACACGTGGCGTGTACACGTGCCGGTGTGGGAAGGTCAAGGAGGAGAGGGAGTGCTTTGATCGTGGTTTTCAGTGTGAGAATCCGTGTGAGAAGAGGCTTGGCTGTGGGAAGCATGTTTGTGAGAGAGGGTGCCATTCTGGTGAGTGTGGTGAGTGTCCCCTTAAGGGGAAGAGAACGTGCCCTTGTGGGAAAAGGGTTTATGAAGGAATGCCTTGTGATGCTCCTCTGCAGCTTTGTGGGGCTACCTGTGATAAGATGTTGCCCTGTGGCTACCACAGGTGCCCTGAGCGGTGCCACCGTGGGCAGTGCGTTGAGACTTGCAGGGTTGTTGTGAAGAAGTCTTGTCGATGCGGGAGCCTCAAGAAAGAT GTTCCTTGCTATCAAGATTTGGCGTGCGAAAGGAAGTGTCAGAGGATGCGTGACTGCGGTCGACATGCTTGTAAGCGCCGCTGCTGTGATGGGGATTGCCCTCCTTGCTCTGAG atatgcgGCAGGAAGCTTCGATGTAAGAACCATAAATGTCCTTCTCCATGCCATAG AGGTCCTTGTGCTCCTTGCCCAATAATGGTGACAATTTCATGTGCATGTGGAGAGACACGTTTTGAG GTTCCATGTGGTACTGAAATGGACCAAAAGCCTCCTAGATGTCCTAAGCCATGTCCTATCACTCCTTTATGCCGGCATGCATCAAATATCAAG CCACATAAATGCCATTATGGAGCCTGCCATCCTTGTCGCCTACCTTGTGCCGAAGAGTACCAATGTGGTCATACATGCAAATTAAg GTGTCATGGTGCTAGGCCTCCTCCTAATCCAGAGTTTTCTCTTaaaccaaagaaaaagaaggttATACAACAAAGTGAAGGTGTTCCTGGCACTCCATGCCCTCCTTGCCCAGAACTTGTGTGGAGATCATGTGTTGGGCAACACATTGGAGCTGAGAGAATG ATGGTCTGCTCTGATAAATCACAGTTCTCCTGTGAAAATTTATGTGGTAATCCTCTACCATGTGCTAATCATTATTGTACAAAAACCTGCCATGCCTTGGAGAACCAGTTACAAGGGAGCGAACCTTGTGAAGACTGTTATCTTCCTTGCCAAAAG GAAAGAGAGCCAGCATGTCCACATCACTGCCCTAGGCGATGCCATCCTGAAGACTGTCCTCCATGCAAGGTGCTCATTAAACGGTCATGTCACTGTGGTGCGATGGTCCATGTGTTTGAGTGCCTATATTACAACAGCTTGTCTGCAAAGGGTCAAGAGACTGTCCGTTCATGTGGTGGGCCATGTCACAG AAAGTTGCCAAATTGTACACATCTATGCCCAGAGACATGTCATCCTGGTCAATGCCTAAATGCTGAGAAATGCTGTAAAAAG GTCACTGTTCGATGCAAATGCAAAACATTGAAAAAGGAGTGGGTTTGTCAAGATGTTCAAGCAGCATATCATCTTGCTGGTTGCCATCCAATGGATAttccaaaaattcaatttgGAGTTGGACTCATTCCTTGCAATTCTGATTGTCAGAGTAAAGTGCAGGTTGTTGAGTCAGAACTACAGTTACGTAAAACTAGAGTTACGGAG
- the LOC100788262 gene encoding NF-X1-type zinc finger protein NFXL2 isoform X1 — protein MTSPWNKIHIHHSHPSPSPSPPPPPPPLLSDSDSDGGDSSSSAPLRHSDLSDSIFKPYLELSGHSGTDLSKIQSFLTSSSAGALSCLICLERIKPSDATWSCSSLCFAVFHLFCIQSWARQASDLAAARAVTRLSISSASASDTALWNCPKCRSEYNKSHIPKTYFCFCGKIENPPNDPWILPHSCGEVCGRQLKHNCGHHCLLLCHPGPCPSCPKLVKVRCFCGCLEDVRRCGFKEFSCNKPCSKFLDCGVHRCIELCHPGACPPCRTRGVYTCRCGKVKEERECFDRGFQCENPCEKRLGCGKHVCERGCHSGECGECPLKGKRTCPCGKRVYEGMPCDAPLQLCGATCDKMLPCGYHRCPERCHRGQCVETCRVVVKKSCRCGSLKKDVPCYQDLACERKCQRMRDCGRHACKRRCCDGDCPPCSEICGRKLRCKNHKCPSPCHRGPCAPCPIMVTISCACGETRFEVPCGTEMDQKPPRCPKPCPITPLCRHASNIKPHKCHYGACHPCRLPCAEEYQCGHTCKLRCHGARPPPNPEFSLKPKKKKVIQQSEGVPGTPCPPCPELVWRSCVGQHIGAERMMVCSDKSQFSCENLCGNPLPCANHYCTKTCHALENQLQGSEPCEDCYLPCQKEREPACPHHCPRRCHPEDCPPCKVLIKRSCHCGAMVHVFECLYYNSLSAKGQETVRSCGGPCHRKLPNCTHLCPETCHPGQCLNAEKCCKKVTVRCKCKTLKKEWVCQDVQAAYHLAGCHPMDIPKIQFGVGLIPCNSDCQSKVQVVESELQLRKTRVTEVQEPDAEKSVRKWRKRREQVLESKEASKLQKIISRMKRFLLFVFILVILLAATYYGYKGLLWLNDWMNEVDERRQIYSRIK, from the exons ATGACATCACCATGGAATAAGATTCACATTCACCACTCTCATCCTTCCCCTTCCCCGTCACCGCCACCGCCACCGCCACCGCTACTCTCCGACTCCGACTCCGACGGCGGCGATTCCTCTTCCTCCGCCCCCCTCCGCCACTCGGACCTCTCCGACTCCATCTTTAAGCCCTACCTCGAACTCTCCGGCCACTCCGGCACCGACCTCTCGAAGATCCAATCCTTCCTAACCTCTTCCTCCGCCGGCGCCCTCTCGTGCCTGATCTGCCTCGAACGCATCAAACCCTCCGACGCCACCTGGTCCTGCTCCTCCCTCTGCTTCGCCGTCTTCCACCTCTTCTGCATCCAGAGCTGGGCCCGGCAGGCCTCCGACCTCGCTGCCGCACGCGCCGTCACACGCCTCTCCATCTCCTCCGCCAGCGCCTCCGACACGGCCCTCTGGAACTGCCCCAAATGCAGATCGGAATACAACAAATCACACATTCCCAAAACCTACTTTTGCTTCTGCGGCAAAATAGAGAACCCTCCCAATGATCCATGGATTTTACCTCACTCTTGCGGCGAGGTTTGTGGAAGACAGCTGAAGCACAATTGCGGCCACCATTGTTTGCTTCTCTGCCACCCCGGGCCGTGCCCCTCTTGCCCCAAACTGGTTAAAGTTCGATGCTTTTGCGGGTGCCTTGAAGATGTTCGACGATGTGGCTTCAAGGAGTTTTCATGTAATAAACCCTGTTCCAAGTTTTTGGATTGTGGGGTTCACCGTTGCATTGAACTTTGCCACCCTGGCGCTTGCCCTCCTTGCCGGACACGTGGCGTGTACACGTGCCGGTGTGGGAAGGTCAAGGAGGAGAGGGAGTGCTTTGATCGTGGTTTTCAGTGTGAGAATCCGTGTGAGAAGAGGCTTGGCTGTGGGAAGCATGTTTGTGAGAGAGGGTGCCATTCTGGTGAGTGTGGTGAGTGTCCCCTTAAGGGGAAGAGAACGTGCCCTTGTGGGAAAAGGGTTTATGAAGGAATGCCTTGTGATGCTCCTCTGCAGCTTTGTGGGGCTACCTGTGATAAGATGTTGCCCTGTGGCTACCACAGGTGCCCTGAGCGGTGCCACCGTGGGCAGTGCGTTGAGACTTGCAGGGTTGTTGTGAAGAAGTCTTGTCGATGCGGGAGCCTCAAGAAAGAT GTTCCTTGCTATCAAGATTTGGCGTGCGAAAGGAAGTGTCAGAGGATGCGTGACTGCGGTCGACATGCTTGTAAGCGCCGCTGCTGTGATGGGGATTGCCCTCCTTGCTCTGAG atatgcgGCAGGAAGCTTCGATGTAAGAACCATAAATGTCCTTCTCCATGCCATAG AGGTCCTTGTGCTCCTTGCCCAATAATGGTGACAATTTCATGTGCATGTGGAGAGACACGTTTTGAG GTTCCATGTGGTACTGAAATGGACCAAAAGCCTCCTAGATGTCCTAAGCCATGTCCTATCACTCCTTTATGCCGGCATGCATCAAATATCAAG CCACATAAATGCCATTATGGAGCCTGCCATCCTTGTCGCCTACCTTGTGCCGAAGAGTACCAATGTGGTCATACATGCAAATTAAg GTGTCATGGTGCTAGGCCTCCTCCTAATCCAGAGTTTTCTCTTaaaccaaagaaaaagaaggttATACAACAAAGTGAAGGTGTTCCTGGCACTCCATGCCCTCCTTGCCCAGAACTTGTGTGGAGATCATGTGTTGGGCAACACATTGGAGCTGAGAGAATG ATGGTCTGCTCTGATAAATCACAGTTCTCCTGTGAAAATTTATGTGGTAATCCTCTACCATGTGCTAATCATTATTGTACAAAAACCTGCCATGCCTTGGAGAACCAGTTACAAGGGAGCGAACCTTGTGAAGACTGTTATCTTCCTTGCCAAAAG GAAAGAGAGCCAGCATGTCCACATCACTGCCCTAGGCGATGCCATCCTGAAGACTGTCCTCCATGCAAGGTGCTCATTAAACGGTCATGTCACTGTGGTGCGATGGTCCATGTGTTTGAGTGCCTATATTACAACAGCTTGTCTGCAAAGGGTCAAGAGACTGTCCGTTCATGTGGTGGGCCATGTCACAG AAAGTTGCCAAATTGTACACATCTATGCCCAGAGACATGTCATCCTGGTCAATGCCTAAATGCTGAGAAATGCTGTAAAAAG GTCACTGTTCGATGCAAATGCAAAACATTGAAAAAGGAGTGGGTTTGTCAAGATGTTCAAGCAGCATATCATCTTGCTGGTTGCCATCCAATGGATAttccaaaaattcaatttgGAGTTGGACTCATTCCTTGCAATTCTGATTGTCAGAGTAAAGTGCAGGTTGTTGAGTCAGAACTACAGTTACGTAAAACTAGAGTTACGGAG